From a single Polyangiaceae bacterium genomic region:
- a CDS encoding CHASE domain-containing protein gives MPRTREKPTEPLGSSTLGSRRHAPAVATFIVGVLVTLAIFWVRLGDRRAEQKLGFERRAADAASVVVNGLDGPLESLYAIPALFAASDEVTRKDFREFVTGALKRHPGIYAFEWLPWLAQGERVTFEQEARDEGLEGFTFTEVGKGGRMVPAPTRKRYAPIFYMVPPHPEALGFNLTGDPKRLAPYTQARDSGKTVASGRIRLVEDAPGVHSIAVFHPVYSHGFPPQSPSERRLRFLGCAVEVFRVKPVLERALRDHDVTELGVEVLDRSASAADQQLFEKSTTGTGPRLGYERSFSFADRKWAVVVSSVVPVDRGPLWLLFGGLASSILLALVVSGGRTILHLRKQVQAAAHLGQYTLMRKLGEGGMGVVYEATHAMLRRPTALKLLPAERRDDSRLARFEREVQLTSQLTHPNTIAIYDYGRTPDDVFYYAMEYIAGLTLEQLVREDGPQPPARVVQLLRQVLGALAEAHAVGLVHRDIKPANLMISRRGNIPDFVKVLDFGLVKKQVETEADLKLSRTNTFVGTPHYLAPEAITEGEVGPEADIYAVGAVAYFLLSGTTVFEGENMVAVCTSHVYDEPVPPSLRLGKKVPEALEQLVLRCLSKDPKERPSALALSEELAALTDVGSWTEEDAERWWLEVGDELVEDALERTRRGAAARTMAIDLRRRRESVEYAPTVEDMRREE, from the coding sequence GTGCCGCGCACGCGCGAAAAGCCGACGGAGCCGCTCGGCAGCTCCACCCTGGGATCCCGGCGTCACGCGCCGGCGGTGGCGACGTTCATCGTTGGTGTCCTCGTCACCCTCGCGATCTTCTGGGTGCGCCTCGGCGATCGCCGCGCGGAGCAGAAGCTCGGCTTCGAACGCCGGGCGGCGGATGCTGCGTCCGTGGTGGTGAACGGGCTCGATGGACCGCTCGAGTCGCTGTACGCGATCCCCGCGCTGTTCGCCGCCTCGGACGAGGTCACGCGCAAGGACTTTCGCGAGTTCGTGACCGGTGCCCTGAAGCGCCACCCCGGGATCTACGCGTTCGAGTGGCTTCCATGGCTCGCCCAAGGCGAGCGTGTGACGTTCGAGCAAGAGGCTCGGGACGAAGGTCTCGAGGGTTTCACCTTCACCGAAGTCGGTAAGGGGGGTCGCATGGTGCCCGCGCCAACGCGGAAGCGCTACGCACCCATCTTCTACATGGTGCCGCCGCACCCGGAAGCGCTGGGCTTCAATCTGACCGGAGACCCCAAGCGCCTCGCGCCGTACACGCAAGCGCGGGACAGCGGGAAGACCGTGGCCTCGGGTCGCATTCGCTTGGTGGAAGACGCGCCCGGCGTGCACTCCATCGCCGTGTTTCATCCGGTGTACTCCCACGGCTTTCCGCCCCAGTCTCCGAGCGAGCGGCGTCTACGCTTCTTGGGCTGTGCCGTGGAAGTGTTTCGAGTGAAGCCGGTGCTCGAGCGCGCGCTCCGGGATCACGACGTGACCGAGCTGGGCGTGGAGGTACTCGATCGCTCTGCTTCCGCGGCGGACCAACAATTATTCGAGAAGAGCACGACAGGAACGGGTCCACGCCTGGGGTACGAACGAAGCTTCAGCTTCGCCGATCGAAAGTGGGCGGTAGTGGTGAGCTCGGTGGTGCCGGTGGACCGCGGCCCGCTGTGGCTGCTCTTCGGGGGGCTCGCCAGCAGCATACTGCTCGCGTTGGTGGTGTCCGGAGGTCGCACCATCTTGCACTTGCGGAAGCAGGTGCAGGCGGCGGCGCATCTCGGGCAGTACACCCTGATGCGCAAGCTGGGCGAAGGCGGCATGGGCGTGGTGTACGAGGCGACGCACGCGATGCTGCGGCGACCCACGGCGCTCAAGCTGTTGCCGGCGGAGCGGCGGGACGACAGTCGGCTGGCGCGCTTCGAGCGGGAGGTGCAGCTCACGAGCCAGCTCACACACCCGAACACCATCGCGATCTACGACTACGGGCGCACGCCGGACGACGTCTTCTACTACGCCATGGAGTACATCGCAGGGCTGACGCTGGAGCAGCTGGTGCGCGAGGACGGCCCGCAGCCGCCAGCGCGCGTCGTGCAGCTCCTGCGACAGGTGCTGGGCGCGCTTGCCGAAGCGCATGCCGTGGGGCTCGTCCACCGCGACATCAAGCCCGCCAACCTGATGATCTCGCGCCGCGGCAACATCCCGGATTTCGTCAAGGTGCTCGACTTCGGCCTGGTAAAGAAGCAGGTGGAGACGGAAGCGGACCTGAAGCTATCGCGCACCAACACCTTCGTGGGCACGCCGCACTACCTGGCGCCGGAGGCGATCACCGAAGGCGAGGTCGGCCCCGAAGCGGACATCTACGCGGTGGGGGCCGTCGCCTACTTCCTGCTCAGCGGAACCACGGTGTTCGAGGGGGAGAACATGGTGGCGGTGTGCACGTCGCATGTGTACGACGAGCCGGTGCCGCCCTCGCTGCGCCTCGGCAAGAAGGTGCCCGAAGCGCTGGAGCAGCTCGTGCTGCGCTGCCTGTCCAAGGACCCCAAGGAGCGTCCGAGCGCCCTCGCGCTCTCCGAAGAGCTCGCTGCGCTGACCGACGTTGGCAGTTGGACGGAGGAAGACGCCGAACGCTGGTGGCTCGAGGTGGGCGACGAGCTGGTGGAAGACGCGCTCGAGCGCACGCGCCGCGGTGCAGCCGCGCGCACCATGGCCATCGATCTGCGCCGCCGTCGCGAGTCCGTGGAGTACGCCCCAACTGTGGAAGACATGCGCCGGGAGGAGTGA
- a CDS encoding asparagine synthetase B, which yields MCGIVGMFNANDEHALNAMLESTVHRGEDSTRYEFHDERCGIGINRLSIVDLERGEQPLRNESGDVRVVCNGEIYNHEAIAADLSEHELLTRSDAEVISHLYEDHGEDCVNLLDGMFAFVLYDRKKQTFLAARDPIGIKPFYYARDGRRWYFASEAKALIAGGAEPQTVRMLPPGFRLTERGPEQYYYLATQRSVPDPHIVRALLDHAVKKRLMADVEVGTFLSGGLDSSIITALAAQHNPRVRAFTVGMEGSPDVVAAKRVAEHLGVKHYVQPFTIDEMLEALPEVIWHVESYNPSMVTGAVVTLLAARHAKSAGLKVVLCGEGSDEIFAGYKAVRHMSWPQMVEASWTLINNLHNTECKRLDRMSMAVSLEARVPFLDRSLVEYALNLPGEVKVKEEGGRRIEKYILRQAFDDLLPRDIVWREKMPFDQGSGARHIIQHVDSQISDKELKDAQQEWPEAALASKEMLFYYRIWREKFGDLGGQRVFDMFGNYPVMMDGIKKRTAESGS from the coding sequence ATGTGCGGCATCGTCGGAATGTTCAACGCCAACGACGAGCATGCGCTCAATGCCATGCTCGAATCCACGGTCCACCGTGGGGAAGACAGCACGCGCTACGAGTTCCACGATGAACGCTGCGGCATCGGCATCAACCGCCTGAGCATCGTGGATCTGGAGCGCGGCGAGCAGCCGCTCCGGAACGAGAGCGGTGACGTGCGCGTCGTGTGCAACGGCGAGATCTACAACCACGAAGCCATCGCGGCGGACCTCTCGGAGCACGAGCTGCTCACCCGATCCGACGCCGAGGTGATCTCGCACCTGTACGAGGACCACGGGGAAGACTGCGTGAACCTGCTCGACGGCATGTTCGCCTTCGTGCTCTACGACCGCAAGAAGCAGACGTTCCTGGCGGCGCGAGATCCGATCGGCATCAAGCCCTTCTATTACGCGCGCGATGGCCGGCGCTGGTATTTTGCCTCGGAAGCGAAGGCGTTGATTGCCGGCGGCGCGGAGCCGCAGACGGTACGCATGCTGCCGCCGGGCTTTCGGCTGACGGAGCGCGGCCCGGAGCAGTACTATTACCTGGCCACGCAACGCAGCGTGCCGGATCCACACATCGTCCGCGCGCTGCTCGATCACGCCGTGAAGAAGCGGCTGATGGCGGACGTGGAGGTGGGCACGTTCCTCAGCGGCGGGCTGGATTCCAGCATCATCACGGCGCTCGCGGCGCAGCACAATCCGCGCGTGCGGGCCTTCACCGTGGGCATGGAGGGCTCGCCGGACGTGGTGGCCGCCAAGCGCGTGGCGGAGCACCTGGGCGTGAAGCACTACGTGCAACCCTTCACCATCGACGAGATGCTCGAGGCGCTGCCGGAGGTGATCTGGCACGTGGAGAGCTACAACCCGTCCATGGTCACCGGCGCGGTGGTCACGCTGCTGGCCGCGCGTCACGCCAAGAGCGCGGGGCTCAAAGTGGTGCTGTGCGGTGAAGGTTCTGACGAGATCTTCGCCGGCTACAAGGCCGTACGCCACATGAGCTGGCCGCAGATGGTGGAAGCTTCGTGGACGCTCATCAACAATCTGCACAACACGGAGTGCAAGCGGCTCGATCGCATGAGCATGGCGGTGAGCTTGGAAGCGCGCGTTCCGTTCCTGGACCGCAGCCTGGTGGAGTACGCCCTGAACCTGCCCGGGGAGGTGAAGGTCAAGGAGGAGGGCGGCCGCCGCATCGAGAAGTACATCCTGCGCCAGGCCTTCGACGATCTCTTGCCGCGGGACATCGTGTGGCGCGAGAAGATGCCCTTCGATCAGGGTAGCGGCGCGCGCCACATCATCCAACATGTGGACTCCCAGATCAGCGACAAGGAGCTGAAGGACGCGCAGCAGGAGTGGCCCGAGGCCGCCCTCGCATCGAAAGAGATGCTGTTCTACTACCGCATCTGGCGCGAAAAGTTCGGTGACCTCGGCGGCCAGCGGGTGTTCGACATGTTCGGCAACTACCCGGTGATGATGGACGGCATCAAGAAGCGGACGGCCGAGAGCGGCAGCTGA
- a CDS encoding cytochrome c, protein MTPPLHISVLFSATLLALGAEGCTGHISDAGGPPPPPDTEAQQVPLSPTPIESSGFCTDLLAGERVVSVSAEGQLWLAREENGESLLRVVDSFDAAHEVVAKIALSGIERIQAWSQVDAAVTTASGLWKLEDLSRVELTPPAGFSKDAAVCGDPTTNGSLLFAGRLFERRDDEQWWAWDTGAKGAAAPSELLLQQGECQGPDDVQWMTSPDGTLWRVEPTTYYRPVQFPALKAAAVTTAADKSVLLAAIDGEELWVGPETWQRWQFPNGAPGQLSAAGGMVWVTSGSQLLRFDGESWSEMQRLDGEDGDVASLHAHDGGLWVEHGSSVCHLTGAPMVHVAGVRPYLRTKELDHAFSITASDEAATVTASLDGEPLTLTIDPETGASTGSLRLDSAGWHQLVAAAGAAERRVWLKRLPDAERSWDSDIRPIFESNCAGCHTTGQEPGGPALASYQDWVAHAKQIQQRVVDAKTMPPAANKGPDWGDDDVQVIAQWLAGGMAP, encoded by the coding sequence ATGACCCCTCCGCTCCACATCTCCGTCCTGTTCAGCGCAACCCTCTTGGCGCTGGGGGCCGAGGGCTGCACCGGCCACATCTCCGACGCGGGCGGACCGCCGCCACCGCCGGACACCGAAGCGCAACAGGTTCCGCTCTCGCCGACCCCGATCGAGAGCTCGGGATTCTGCACGGACTTGCTGGCGGGCGAGCGCGTGGTCTCGGTGAGCGCAGAGGGTCAGCTGTGGCTCGCCCGCGAGGAGAACGGCGAGAGTCTCTTGCGCGTCGTGGATTCCTTCGATGCGGCCCACGAAGTGGTGGCGAAGATCGCGCTGTCCGGCATCGAGCGCATCCAGGCTTGGTCTCAGGTGGATGCCGCGGTGACCACGGCATCGGGGCTGTGGAAGCTCGAGGACTTGTCCCGCGTGGAGCTCACGCCCCCCGCCGGCTTCTCGAAGGACGCCGCGGTGTGCGGCGACCCCACGACCAACGGCTCCCTGCTCTTCGCCGGAAGGCTGTTCGAGCGCCGAGACGACGAACAGTGGTGGGCGTGGGACACGGGCGCGAAGGGAGCAGCGGCGCCCAGCGAGCTCTTGCTCCAACAGGGCGAATGTCAGGGTCCGGACGACGTGCAGTGGATGACGTCGCCGGACGGCACGCTGTGGCGCGTGGAGCCGACCACCTACTACCGCCCGGTGCAGTTCCCGGCGCTGAAGGCAGCCGCCGTGACCACCGCGGCGGACAAGAGCGTGCTGCTCGCGGCCATCGACGGCGAGGAGCTGTGGGTCGGCCCCGAGACGTGGCAGCGCTGGCAGTTCCCGAACGGCGCGCCGGGCCAGCTGAGCGCCGCAGGCGGCATGGTGTGGGTGACGTCGGGCTCGCAGTTGCTCCGCTTCGACGGCGAGAGCTGGAGCGAGATGCAACGCCTCGACGGCGAGGACGGCGACGTGGCCTCGCTCCACGCCCACGACGGAGGTCTGTGGGTGGAGCATGGAAGCTCCGTCTGCCACCTCACCGGCGCTCCGATGGTCCATGTGGCGGGAGTTCGCCCCTACCTCCGGACCAAGGAGCTCGACCACGCGTTCTCCATCACCGCCAGCGACGAGGCCGCCACCGTCACCGCGTCGTTGGATGGTGAACCGCTGACGCTCACCATCGATCCGGAAACGGGCGCGAGCACGGGCAGTCTGCGTCTGGACTCCGCGGGATGGCATCAGCTGGTGGCTGCGGCGGGCGCCGCCGAGCGGCGCGTGTGGCTCAAGCGCCTTCCGGACGCAGAGCGCAGCTGGGACTCGGACATCCGTCCCATCTTCGAGAGCAATTGCGCTGGATGCCACACGACGGGGCAGGAGCCCGGCGGACCGGCGTTGGCGAGCTACCAAGACTGGGTCGCCCACGCGAAGCAGATCCAGCAGCGCGTGGTGGATGCCAAGACCATGCCGCCGGCAGCAAACAAAGGACCCGACTGGGGCGACGATGACGTTCAGGTCATCGCCCAGTGGTTGGCAGGAGGAATGGCACCGTGA
- a CDS encoding band 7 protein → MAEIRNYGLFRHFRSSPAMFVLRYRRGKRVASGPGLTFWFLPLSASMAEVPLDDRELPFAFHGRSSDFQDVTTQGVITYRVAEPQELAAHVDFTVDSSSGSYEAQPLEKLAGLLTQLAQQHALAYVTETPIRRILTEGYSTIRERVTAGLEQDAGIAGMGIHIATVRVAAVQPTAELERALEMPTREKIQQEADQATFERRALAVEKERAIEENELQNRIELARREEELIRQTGQNERRRAEETALAKKLEVSASAECKRIAAEADAERIRMVERARVESERERMDVYRELPTGVMLGLAARELATKLERIDHLNLTPELLGPMLSDLVQAGTRRLEK, encoded by the coding sequence ATGGCAGAGATCAGAAACTACGGCCTTTTCCGCCACTTCCGCTCGAGCCCGGCGATGTTCGTGCTGCGCTACCGCCGCGGAAAGCGGGTGGCGAGCGGACCGGGGCTCACCTTCTGGTTCCTGCCCCTGTCCGCCAGCATGGCGGAGGTGCCCCTCGACGATCGCGAGCTGCCCTTCGCCTTCCACGGGCGCTCCAGCGATTTCCAGGACGTCACCACCCAGGGCGTGATCACGTATCGCGTTGCGGAGCCGCAGGAGCTCGCGGCCCACGTCGACTTCACCGTGGACTCCAGCTCCGGCAGCTACGAGGCCCAGCCGCTGGAGAAGCTCGCGGGGCTGCTCACGCAGCTCGCGCAACAGCACGCGCTGGCGTACGTCACGGAGACGCCCATCCGACGAATTTTGACGGAGGGCTACTCGACCATCCGCGAGCGGGTGACCGCGGGGCTCGAGCAAGACGCGGGCATCGCCGGCATGGGCATTCACATCGCCACCGTGCGCGTGGCCGCCGTGCAGCCCACGGCGGAGCTGGAGCGCGCGCTGGAGATGCCGACGCGGGAGAAGATCCAACAAGAAGCGGACCAGGCCACCTTCGAGCGCCGCGCGCTGGCGGTGGAGAAGGAACGCGCCATCGAGGAGAACGAGCTCCAAAACCGCATCGAGCTGGCGCGCCGCGAGGAAGAGCTCATCCGTCAGACGGGACAGAACGAACGGCGGCGGGCCGAAGAAACCGCGCTGGCCAAGAAGCTCGAGGTGTCGGCCTCGGCGGAGTGCAAGCGCATCGCGGCGGAAGCCGACGCCGAGCGCATTCGCATGGTGGAGCGCGCCCGGGTGGAGAGCGAGCGCGAGCGCATGGACGTGTACCGCGAGCTGCCCACCGGCGTGATGCTGGGCCTCGCCGCGCGCGAGCTCGCCACCAAGCTCGAGCGCATCGATCACCTGAACCTGACGCCGGAGCTCTTGGGTCCGATGCTCTCGGATCTGGTGCAAGCCGGAACGCGTCGCCTGGAGAAGTGA
- a CDS encoding urea transporter, whose product MTGPVLEASTGWIILAGFSLLWIFLGWYWGRHGTTFEGHMLAGRKVGLALGTATAMATWVTSNTTMAAPEVAYRFGVWGMVGYSLGAVGLLLFAPMAERIKHLMPHGYTSGDFVRTRYGVAAWIVFLLISFFYGLGWLVSMGMAGGILLHALTGIPYEVGMVVITVVCVGYTLLGGLHAVIGTDFIQSLLILVGLCVVGFVGFTQVEPVQIHHELAQTRPGLLNLLMPASIMFLFNNLLFGLGEIFHSNVWWSRALAFRKGVGFRAYLVAGLAWLPVPIAAGALALFAPVLGINVPALDMVGPLVVAHMMGKVGAILIFVVVFSSLASSLDSLLAATSDLLVEDVYRRILRPQARGPELRRAARTLVLALGVLSIALCWSKATTLARMIAFTGAFVASTIWPIAAGLYWKTANPKAATLGMVLGTAAGLTSYFVIGWYTAALVGAAVSMLCVVVGSALAPAPFDFKSLAEEMREPG is encoded by the coding sequence ATGACCGGTCCGGTCCTGGAAGCCAGCACCGGCTGGATCATCCTGGCGGGCTTCTCGCTGCTCTGGATCTTCCTCGGTTGGTACTGGGGTCGGCACGGCACCACCTTCGAAGGGCACATGCTGGCTGGTCGCAAGGTGGGCCTGGCGCTGGGCACCGCCACCGCGATGGCCACCTGGGTCACCTCCAACACCACGATGGCGGCACCAGAGGTGGCGTACCGCTTCGGTGTATGGGGCATGGTCGGCTACTCCCTGGGCGCCGTGGGTTTGCTGCTGTTCGCGCCCATGGCGGAGCGCATCAAGCACCTGATGCCCCACGGCTACACCAGCGGGGACTTCGTGCGCACCCGCTACGGCGTCGCCGCGTGGATCGTGTTCCTGCTGATCTCGTTCTTCTACGGCCTCGGCTGGCTGGTGAGCATGGGCATGGCCGGCGGCATCTTGCTGCACGCTCTCACGGGCATCCCTTACGAAGTGGGCATGGTCGTCATCACCGTGGTGTGCGTGGGCTACACGCTGCTCGGTGGCCTGCACGCCGTGATCGGCACGGACTTCATTCAGAGCCTGCTCATCTTGGTGGGCCTGTGCGTCGTGGGCTTCGTGGGCTTCACCCAGGTGGAGCCCGTGCAGATCCATCACGAGCTCGCCCAGACGCGGCCCGGGCTCTTGAACCTGCTGATGCCGGCCTCCATCATGTTCCTGTTCAACAACTTGCTGTTCGGCCTGGGCGAGATCTTCCACAGCAACGTGTGGTGGTCGCGCGCCCTCGCCTTCCGCAAGGGCGTGGGCTTCCGCGCGTATCTCGTGGCCGGCCTCGCCTGGCTGCCGGTGCCCATCGCCGCCGGCGCCCTGGCGCTGTTCGCTCCCGTGCTGGGCATCAACGTGCCGGCGCTCGACATGGTGGGACCCCTGGTGGTCGCTCACATGATGGGCAAGGTGGGAGCCATCCTGATCTTCGTGGTGGTGTTCTCGTCCCTCGCGTCCTCCCTGGATTCGCTGTTGGCCGCCACCTCGGATCTGCTCGTGGAAGACGTGTACCGCCGCATCCTTCGACCCCAGGCCCGGGGTCCCGAGCTCCGCCGCGCGGCGCGCACGTTGGTCCTGGCGCTGGGCGTGCTCTCCATCGCCCTGTGCTGGAGCAAGGCCACCACCCTGGCCCGCATGATCGCCTTCACCGGGGCGTTCGTGGCTTCCACCATCTGGCCCATCGCCGCGGGGCTGTACTGGAAGACCGCGAACCCCAAGGCCGCCACGCTGGGCATGGTGCTGGGCACCGCCGCGGGCCTCACGTCCTACTTCGTGATCGGCTGGTACACCGCGGCGCTGGTGGGCGCCGCCGTCAGCATGCTGTGCGTCGTCGTCGGCAGCGCCCTGGCACCGGCGCCCTTCGACTTCAAATCCCTGGCGGAAGAAATGCGGGAGCCCGGCTGA
- a CDS encoding NAD(+)/NADH kinase: MMARTPRAVTVTRPTEYELLLRRHATRGQAEFFLRAHGQKLADVEAAHQRFQGVLEQCHRGIPDTFRRAHVSREDLDRFLFEPEDVILVVGQDGLVANVAKYLQGQPVIGVNPDPERNDGVLARYTPALASELLAPTADGAAPIQRRTLVEAELDDGQKLLALNEVFVGHRSHQSARYRIGWKEHHERQSSSGLIVATGTGATGWARSIARQRKRPVELPEPTDGRVTFLVREAFPSVSTGTRITAGCLTETDTLEVVSEMNEGGVVFGDGIESDHLDFGFGMRLSVHASSVRLCLVA, from the coding sequence GTGATGGCTCGCACGCCGCGCGCCGTGACGGTGACTCGGCCCACGGAGTACGAGCTGCTGCTCCGGCGTCACGCCACCCGTGGGCAGGCCGAGTTCTTCCTCCGTGCCCACGGGCAGAAGCTCGCCGACGTGGAGGCCGCCCATCAGCGCTTCCAAGGCGTGCTGGAGCAGTGTCATCGCGGCATCCCCGACACTTTTCGTCGCGCTCACGTTTCGCGGGAAGATCTCGACCGCTTCTTGTTCGAGCCGGAGGACGTCATCCTGGTCGTGGGTCAGGACGGGCTCGTCGCCAACGTGGCCAAGTATCTCCAGGGGCAGCCCGTCATCGGCGTAAACCCCGATCCCGAGCGCAACGACGGCGTGCTCGCACGCTACACCCCTGCCCTGGCCAGCGAGCTGCTCGCGCCCACCGCCGATGGCGCCGCCCCCATTCAGCGCCGCACTCTGGTGGAAGCCGAGCTCGACGACGGTCAGAAGCTCCTGGCCCTGAACGAGGTCTTCGTCGGACACCGATCCCATCAGTCCGCGCGCTATCGCATCGGCTGGAAGGAGCATCACGAACGCCAGTCTTCCTCGGGGCTCATCGTGGCCACCGGCACCGGCGCCACGGGTTGGGCGCGGTCCATCGCACGCCAACGCAAGAGGCCGGTGGAGCTGCCGGAGCCCACCGACGGCCGCGTCACGTTCTTGGTGCGCGAAGCGTTTCCGTCCGTGAGCACGGGCACGCGCATCACCGCGGGCTGCCTCACCGAAACGGATACCCTCGAGGTCGTCTCCGAGATGAACGAAGGCGGCGTGGTGTTCGGTGACGGCATCGAGAGCGACCACCTCGACTTCGGTTTCGGCATGCGCTTGTCCGTCCACGCTTCCAGCGTGCGCCTGTGCCTGGTCGCGTAG
- a CDS encoding transposase — translation MNLRRPSSYRVITRAFEAWRKHKGFRLLHFSVMGNHLHLLVEANNTPSLSRAMQGIAIRIAKGMNRVMGRKRGRVFAGRYHHDVIDTRRGVRNVLAYILCNARKHFPNKKLGRTWVDPWSSGHDFDGWLGDWTCDRKGKAPITAPLSIIAKQWRDSGGGIPPDTVPGKRPHLHA, via the coding sequence GTGAATCTCCGCCGCCCTTCGAGCTACCGCGTCATCACTCGCGCCTTCGAGGCATGGCGCAAACACAAGGGTTTCCGCCTGCTTCACTTCTCCGTCATGGGGAATCATCTCCACCTCCTCGTGGAGGCGAACAACACGCCCTCCCTTTCCCGCGCCATGCAGGGCATCGCCATCCGCATTGCCAAGGGCATGAATCGCGTCATGGGGCGCAAGCGCGGCCGCGTCTTTGCCGGCCGCTATCACCACGACGTCATCGACACTCGCCGCGGCGTCCGCAACGTCCTCGCTTACATCCTTTGCAATGCCCGCAAGCACTTCCCCAACAAGAAGCTCGGGCGCACCTGGGTGGACCCCTGGTCCAGCGGTCACGACTTCGACGGCTGGCTCGGGGATTGGACCTGTGACCGCAAGGGCAAGGCGCCCATCACTGCCCCCCTCTCCATCATCGCCAAGCAGTGGCGCGACAGTGGCGGCGGTATCCCACCGGACACCGTCCCCGGAAAGCGCCCGCACCTCCACGCGTGA
- a CDS encoding DUF1697 domain-containing protein produces the protein MPRYVAFLRAVNVGKRTVPMARLKEELEALGFSKVSTFLNSGNAVFESRAKAESVEKKIETALEKAFGFEVPTLVRSWADVERIAAHKPYGDVTKPRTHMVAFLRNAPGKKVAQQIEALSNDVDTLKVKGREVHWLIEGGVSGTSLKGKDWGAMGGETTTTRNTTMLRKLVDKFRP, from the coding sequence ATGCCGCGCTACGTCGCCTTCCTCAGAGCCGTGAACGTCGGAAAGCGCACGGTGCCCATGGCGCGCTTGAAGGAAGAGCTCGAGGCCCTCGGCTTCAGCAAGGTGAGCACCTTCCTGAACAGCGGTAATGCCGTCTTCGAGAGCCGCGCCAAGGCCGAGAGCGTCGAGAAGAAGATCGAGACGGCGCTGGAGAAGGCCTTTGGATTCGAGGTGCCCACGCTGGTGCGGAGTTGGGCAGACGTGGAGCGCATTGCGGCGCACAAGCCCTACGGCGACGTAACGAAGCCGCGGACTCACATGGTCGCATTCCTGCGCAATGCGCCCGGCAAGAAGGTAGCGCAACAGATCGAAGCGCTCTCGAACGACGTCGACACCTTGAAGGTGAAGGGCCGGGAAGTGCACTGGCTGATCGAGGGCGGCGTTTCCGGGACGTCGCTCAAGGGCAAGGACTGGGGCGCCATGGGCGGCGAGACGACCACGACGCGCAACACGACCATGCTGCGCAAGTTGGTCGACAAGTTCCGCCCCTAG
- a CDS encoding NUDIX domain-containing protein, with the protein MATSRAKKAQRAPRDEAEFLAKYDPAEFERPSVAVDVALVSVVDGALYTLLIRRGEHPHRGRYALPGGFVGMKESLEAAARRVLAAKTGLSGVFLEQLYTFGNPGRDPRTRVVSVAYYALVDRARFDERANSEGTVGRLRIPWEGEVGGPVGVDDASGKPLELAFDHDDILGMAVKRLRGKLDYSPIGFQLLPETFTLLDLMQVHETVSGRPQNKDSFRRRMLSSGLLEATGERQQDVGHRPAELYRFGKRSAV; encoded by the coding sequence ATGGCGACCTCCCGTGCAAAGAAGGCCCAGCGGGCCCCGCGAGACGAGGCGGAGTTCCTCGCCAAGTACGACCCGGCCGAGTTCGAGCGGCCGAGCGTGGCGGTGGACGTGGCGCTCGTGAGCGTGGTCGACGGCGCGCTGTACACCTTGCTGATCCGGCGCGGGGAGCATCCGCATCGCGGTCGTTACGCCTTGCCCGGTGGCTTCGTCGGGATGAAGGAGTCGCTGGAAGCGGCGGCGCGGCGCGTGCTGGCGGCCAAGACGGGCCTGTCCGGCGTGTTCTTGGAGCAGCTGTACACCTTCGGTAACCCAGGGCGGGATCCGCGAACGCGGGTGGTGAGCGTCGCGTACTATGCGCTGGTGGATCGCGCGCGTTTCGACGAGCGCGCCAACTCCGAAGGCACGGTCGGGCGCCTGCGCATTCCGTGGGAAGGCGAGGTGGGCGGACCCGTTGGCGTGGACGACGCCTCCGGCAAGCCGCTCGAGCTCGCCTTCGATCACGACGACATCCTGGGCATGGCGGTCAAACGCTTGCGCGGGAAGCTCGACTACTCACCCATCGGCTTTCAGCTGCTGCCGGAGACGTTCACGCTGCTCGACCTGATGCAGGTGCACGAGACCGTCTCCGGACGCCCCCAGAACAAGGACTCCTTCCGGCGCCGCATGCTCTCGTCCGGGCTCTTGGAAGCCACCGGCGAGCGGCAGCAGGACGTCGGTCATCGCCCCGCGGAGCTGTATCGCTTCGGCAAGCGCTCCGCTGTTTGA